A portion of the Cellulophaga algicola DSM 14237 genome contains these proteins:
- a CDS encoding 2TM domain-containing protein encodes MNNSETDTKYFRAKERVEAIKAFYNKVFKYIVAIVITGSINYYLNEWRNPWFLWVVLGVSIATAVKAIKLFGYDVLMGRNWEQRKIDEFMKEEETKKKWE; translated from the coding sequence ATGAACAATTCAGAAACCGATACTAAATATTTTAGAGCTAAAGAACGCGTAGAAGCTATAAAGGCTTTTTATAACAAAGTTTTTAAATACATAGTAGCTATTGTTATTACCGGGAGTATTAACTATTACCTTAATGAATGGCGTAACCCCTGGTTCTTGTGGGTGGTCTTAGGAGTTTCTATAGCCACTGCGGTAAAAGCCATAAAACTCTTTGGATACGATGTGCTCATGGGGAGAAATTGGGAGCAGCGCAAGATAGATGAGTTTATGAAAGAAGAGGAGACCAAGAAAAAATGGGAATAA
- a CDS encoding LytR/AlgR family response regulator transcription factor: MKTIIIEDEKPSARRLNRLLEDLGVEVSVLLHSVEEAINWFHNNEHPDLIFLDIQLSDGLSFEIFEAVEVKSAIIFTTAFDEYALQAFKLNSIDYLLKPIDDEDLEIAVKKYKSLAPKKEQLTLDFEDIKKLLVNPIEREFKKRFTTKVGQHLKIINADEVECFYSENKGTYAATTEGRNYLLETTLDNLEEDLDPKIFFRVSRKFYVNVNCIKDIVSYTNSRLQIKLIKFNEQEIIVSRERVRDFKLWLE, translated from the coding sequence ATGAAAACAATTATTATTGAAGATGAAAAACCATCAGCGCGAAGATTAAATCGATTGCTTGAAGATTTAGGTGTTGAGGTTTCTGTGCTTTTGCATTCTGTAGAAGAGGCTATAAATTGGTTTCATAATAATGAACACCCCGATTTAATTTTCTTAGATATTCAGCTTTCAGATGGACTTTCATTTGAGATTTTTGAAGCCGTAGAAGTAAAAAGTGCTATCATTTTCACCACTGCTTTTGATGAATATGCACTTCAAGCTTTTAAGTTAAATAGCATTGATTATTTGTTAAAACCTATTGATGATGAGGACCTAGAAATTGCGGTTAAAAAATACAAATCTTTAGCACCAAAAAAGGAGCAATTAACGCTTGATTTTGAAGATATAAAAAAGCTACTGGTTAACCCTATTGAACGCGAATTTAAAAAACGATTTACGACCAAAGTAGGGCAGCATCTAAAAATCATAAATGCAGATGAGGTAGAATGCTTTTACAGTGAGAACAAAGGTACCTATGCGGCAACTACCGAAGGCAGAAATTACCTTTTAGAAACTACCTTAGATAATTTAGAAGAAGACCTGGATCCTAAAATATTCTTTAGAGTAAGTCGTAAGTTTTATGTGAATGTAAATTGTATAAAAGATATTGTATCTTACACCAATTCTAGGCTTCAAATTAAATTAATTAAGTTTAATGAGCAAGAAATCATTGTGAGTAGAGAGCGTGTTCGTGATTTTAAGCTTTGGTTAGAGTAG
- a CDS encoding response regulator, translated as MKCSILIVEDNFIIQMFLEEILLGCGEHTVKTANNAAKALLVLENFKPNVILMDIGIGPGLDGIEVAEIIKEKYHIPVVFLTGNSDQATIARAHKANPIHFIFKPIDEEKLLAEFSIIKEKLIALSFQLSPFT; from the coding sequence ATGAAATGTAGCATACTCATCGTCGAAGATAATTTTATTATTCAAATGTTTTTAGAAGAAATACTTCTAGGTTGCGGAGAACACACGGTTAAAACCGCTAATAATGCAGCTAAAGCATTACTTGTTTTAGAAAACTTTAAACCCAATGTTATCCTCATGGATATTGGTATTGGTCCTGGGTTAGATGGTATAGAAGTTGCAGAAATTATTAAAGAAAAGTATCATATTCCCGTCGTATTTTTAACAGGAAATTCTGACCAGGCTACTATTGCAAGAGCCCATAAAGCAAATCCTATTCACTTTATATTCAAACCTATAGACGAGGAAAAACTCCTTGCCGAATTTTCTATAATTAAAGAAAAATTAATTGCCTTATCTTTTCAACTATCGCCTTTTACATAG
- a CDS encoding sensor histidine kinase — translation MSKKLIATSIVLFVILSITIWSITIIRINNYEKNLITLELAESDTKLSLASDQLLNLYETSKKKVLFFKDLAEANYRKNKTFNDIRDVLYLFLKNEDNYFQARIINTKGQEVLKIENMYNSISIYEHKYLEDKSNRYYFQESLKLKKGQLFISNLDLNIENNKVELPYRPTVRFFTKIYSPDQDLLGIVGLNLNAETWLNGIGTNDINILNNANEVFYKESGRQDLYTKSKKDLTLRDTNGKPIYNVKDVIIMGMSTWTLYTSIHSAAVEEKIKTNKKKSISFAVFLNLGLLFFIFTIHNLYYKNKHISSLNNAINQRLDERNTLLKEIHHRVKNNLQVITSLLNLQSRNIKDEEVKSILKYSQYRIKSIALLHENLYRSEDLSKINYADYLKQLVNGLIVSMKGSTNEIQLNLDVDTVHFNIDTSIPLGLIINELVTNSLKYAFTDGIGIICISLKRQASNSFLLRVSDNGKGFPKGIKFRDTDTLGLKLVHKLVLQLNGNIEKDNLQTGTAFIITFQEIQELS, via the coding sequence ATGAGTAAAAAATTAATTGCTACTTCAATAGTGTTATTTGTTATTCTAAGTATAACGATATGGTCCATAACCATCATTAGAATTAATAACTATGAGAAAAATCTCATTACTTTAGAACTAGCAGAATCAGATACTAAACTATCCTTAGCCAGTGATCAATTATTAAATCTTTACGAAACAAGCAAGAAAAAAGTGCTGTTTTTTAAAGACCTCGCAGAAGCTAATTACAGAAAAAATAAAACTTTTAATGACATTCGTGATGTGCTTTATCTTTTTCTTAAAAATGAAGACAATTACTTTCAAGCACGGATTATAAACACGAAAGGACAAGAAGTGCTTAAAATAGAAAACATGTATAATAGCATTTCTATATATGAACACAAGTATTTAGAAGACAAATCTAACCGGTATTACTTTCAAGAATCATTAAAACTAAAAAAAGGGCAGCTATTTATTTCTAATCTAGACCTAAATATTGAAAATAATAAGGTAGAACTCCCTTACAGACCTACGGTGCGTTTTTTTACTAAAATATATAGTCCAGATCAAGATTTATTGGGTATTGTAGGTCTTAATCTTAATGCCGAAACATGGTTGAATGGAATAGGAACTAACGATATTAATATATTAAATAACGCAAACGAAGTATTCTACAAAGAAAGTGGCAGGCAAGACCTCTATACCAAATCTAAAAAAGATTTAACATTAAGGGATACCAATGGCAAACCTATTTACAATGTAAAGGATGTTATCATTATGGGGATGTCTACTTGGACCCTGTATACCTCCATACATTCTGCTGCGGTAGAGGAAAAAATAAAAACTAATAAAAAGAAAAGTATCTCCTTCGCTGTTTTCTTAAACCTTGGTTTACTCTTTTTTATCTTTACCATTCATAATTTATATTACAAAAACAAGCATATATCTTCTTTAAATAACGCCATAAACCAGCGATTAGATGAAAGAAATACGTTGTTAAAAGAAATACATCATCGGGTAAAAAACAACCTACAAGTAATTACTAGTTTATTAAACCTACAATCAAGAAACATAAAAGATGAAGAAGTAAAAAGCATCCTTAAATACAGTCAATACCGCATTAAATCTATAGCACTACTACACGAGAATTTATACCGTAGTGAGGACCTAAGTAAGATTAATTATGCAGATTATCTAAAACAATTAGTCAACGGCTTAATCGTCTCTATGAAAGGGAGTACAAATGAGATACAACTAAATCTAGACGTGGATACTGTTCATTTTAATATAGACACCTCTATTCCTTTAGGCTTAATTATAAATGAGTTGGTTACCAATTCTTTAAAATATGCTTTTACTGATGGCATAGGAATCATTTGCATTTCCTTAAAAAGACAAGCGAGCAACTCCTTTCTATTACGCGTGAGTGATAATGGAAAAGGGTTTCCTAAAGGTATTAAATTTAGAGATACAGATACCTTAGGTTTAAAATTAGTACACAAACTGGTATTACAACTTAATGGAAACATAGAGAAAGACAACTTACAAACTGGGACCGCATTTATTATCACTTTCCAAGAAATCCAAGAACTCTCATAA
- a CDS encoding 2TM domain-containing protein, which yields MKTSTTQDDKRERAAQRIKALKGFYIHLTVYILVNCMISAVSVVGNMSSGESLIEAFTTFGTFSTWIFWGIGLFFHGAKVFSFNPIFSKEWEQRKIKQYLEEDASDINKYS from the coding sequence ATGAAAACATCCACAACACAAGACGATAAGAGAGAAAGAGCAGCACAGCGTATTAAAGCTTTAAAAGGTTTTTATATTCACTTAACAGTGTATATCCTGGTTAATTGTATGATTAGTGCAGTTAGTGTTGTAGGGAACATGAGCTCAGGAGAAAGTTTAATAGAAGCATTTACTACTTTTGGCACCTTCTCTACCTGGATATTTTGGGGCATAGGGCTTTTCTTTCACGGGGCAAAAGTGTTTAGTTTTAATCCTATTTTTAGTAAAGAATGGGAGCAAAGAAAAATTAAACAGTATTTGGAAGAAGATGCTAGTGATATTAATAAATATAGCTAA
- a CDS encoding LETM1-related biofilm-associated protein, with protein MNPSASGWIDKFGHLVKDYHDLYDNFDELYAHLKNIGFIYGINVSIPEFIHPEHPLSEDEKAKINLLTALYFTYRQKSKTVTFSSFLEEIFEFYNQLGINKISFLNKILTGKKTSSQLEKLIESRIYLDDNVISKNFNSIITNSLLYIDVLTFKNYLELKTDPKKHAEKLEYITINIIYHTLSSKQKNKNDAKLAQLFESSLTFIDSTQDSFDGTYRSKLINNFTPRENSYFLDVACLTVWEDQSLEYKESEFIFSIGKDLGIPSKQILKSLEDVAVFFEKNTLQIPHLKNNNLAMQFYDSMSKIVNKLILRNSKRLQKELSESKELVALLSKSTVKDLTEEEKKKVQKQLLDIFKSIPSLAIFILPGGAVLLPIFIKLIPKLLPSAFDDNRVDE; from the coding sequence ATGAACCCTTCAGCATCAGGTTGGATAGATAAATTTGGACACCTAGTAAAAGATTATCATGACCTCTATGATAATTTTGATGAACTATATGCACACTTAAAAAATATTGGATTCATTTACGGAATTAATGTAAGTATTCCAGAATTTATACATCCAGAACATCCGCTTTCTGAAGATGAAAAGGCAAAAATTAATTTACTTACCGCCTTATATTTCACCTATAGACAGAAAAGTAAAACGGTAACTTTTTCTAGTTTTCTAGAAGAAATATTTGAGTTTTATAACCAGCTTGGCATCAATAAAATTTCATTTTTAAACAAAATCCTAACTGGAAAAAAGACCTCTTCGCAGCTCGAAAAACTCATTGAATCTAGAATTTATTTAGACGATAATGTCATCAGCAAGAACTTTAATAGTATAATTACAAACTCATTATTATACATTGATGTCTTAACTTTTAAGAACTATTTAGAGCTAAAAACGGATCCAAAAAAGCATGCAGAAAAGTTAGAATACATTACCATAAATATAATTTACCATACTTTAAGTTCTAAGCAAAAAAATAAAAACGACGCAAAATTAGCACAGCTTTTTGAATCGTCCTTAACATTTATTGATAGCACCCAAGATAGTTTTGATGGTACCTACCGGAGTAAATTAATTAACAATTTTACGCCACGTGAAAACAGTTATTTTTTAGACGTTGCTTGCTTAACAGTATGGGAAGATCAGTCTCTAGAATACAAAGAATCTGAGTTCATTTTTAGCATTGGAAAAGACCTTGGAATCCCTTCCAAACAGATCTTAAAATCTCTTGAAGACGTTGCTGTTTTTTTTGAAAAAAATACGCTTCAAATTCCGCATTTAAAAAACAATAATTTAGCCATGCAATTTTACGATAGCATGTCTAAAATTGTAAATAAATTAATTTTAAGAAACAGTAAAAGGCTGCAAAAAGAACTCTCTGAAAGCAAAGAATTAGTCGCACTTTTATCTAAATCTACCGTAAAAGATCTTACGGAAGAAGAGAAGAAAAAAGTCCAAAAACAGCTCCTAGATATCTTTAAAAGTATTCCTTCTTTAGCCATTTTCATCTTACCGGGCGGGGCTGTTTTACTCCCTATTTTCATAAAATTAATTCCGAAATTATTGCCCTCTGCTTTTGATGATAATCGAGTAGATGAATAA
- a CDS encoding 2TM domain-containing protein, with amino-acid sequence MKQIVKIVLRGILIGICIVIIDVGMNILLGSAVSFDAQFMNNLQYYFIYSVTLTVLNTLFFRYLNDKVVWVRFKKFRLIIGALGGVLLTMFAVFLIRFSIEVLIGGESWNMFIWSENPRFYIFCLLITLLASFVFHAIYFYRLSQNKKVKEQKIIASTASAKFDALKNQLDPHFLFNSLNVLTSLIDEDPHQAQKFTTSLSKVYRYVLEQKNKDLVSVDEELQFAKTYIRLLKMRFEDSIIFEAPDQASNPEARIVPLSLQLLLENAVKHNVVTSERPLHLRVFEENGQLVVSNNLQEKQVVKKSSGVGLKNIQERYNILSNRKVTILKTASDFRVAIPMLTKQVSMKETQEDYLEDKRYHKAKEKVEKIKGFYGNLMSYCIVISILIFVNFNTTSFPWVIFPALGWGYGLVAHGMDAYGYNPLFGRNWEERKMREYMDDDQF; translated from the coding sequence ATGAAACAGATAGTAAAAATTGTATTAAGAGGTATTCTAATAGGCATCTGTATTGTGATTATAGATGTGGGAATGAATATTTTATTAGGGAGCGCTGTGAGTTTTGATGCGCAGTTTATGAATAACTTGCAGTACTACTTCATATACTCGGTAACCTTAACGGTTTTAAATACGCTCTTCTTTAGGTATTTAAATGATAAAGTAGTTTGGGTCAGATTTAAAAAATTTAGACTAATTATTGGGGCTTTAGGAGGGGTGTTGTTAACTATGTTCGCTGTTTTTTTAATCCGATTCTCTATAGAAGTACTTATAGGGGGCGAAAGCTGGAACATGTTTATTTGGAGTGAAAACCCTAGATTCTATATTTTTTGCTTATTAATTACTTTATTGGCTTCCTTTGTTTTTCATGCCATTTATTTCTACAGATTAAGTCAGAATAAAAAAGTAAAAGAACAAAAAATTATAGCGAGTACAGCATCTGCAAAGTTTGATGCTTTAAAAAACCAATTAGATCCACATTTTCTGTTTAATAGTTTAAATGTATTAACGAGCTTAATAGATGAAGATCCACATCAAGCACAAAAATTTACGACCTCTTTATCTAAAGTATATCGGTATGTATTAGAGCAAAAAAATAAGGATTTGGTATCTGTAGATGAAGAATTGCAGTTTGCAAAAACGTATATACGCCTATTAAAAATGCGGTTTGAAGATAGTATTATTTTTGAAGCTCCAGACCAAGCTAGTAATCCAGAAGCAAGGATTGTTCCATTGTCATTACAATTATTGCTAGAAAATGCCGTAAAACATAATGTGGTTACTTCTGAACGGCCTTTGCATTTACGAGTATTTGAAGAAAACGGACAATTAGTGGTGAGTAATAATTTGCAGGAGAAGCAAGTGGTTAAAAAGAGTAGTGGTGTAGGTTTAAAAAACATACAGGAGCGTTACAATATTCTATCCAATAGGAAAGTAACTATTCTTAAAACAGCTTCAGATTTTAGAGTAGCAATTCCGATGCTAACAAAACAGGTTTCTATGAAGGAAACTCAAGAAGATTATCTAGAAGATAAAAGATACCACAAGGCAAAAGAGAAGGTAGAGAAAATAAAAGGATTTTATGGGAACCTAATGTCTTATTGTATTGTTATTTCTATTTTAATATTTGTTAATTTCAATACGACAAGCTTCCCTTGGGTAATATTTCCTGCCCTAGGTTGGGGTTATGGACTAGTCGCTCATGGAATGGATGCCTATGGCTACAATCCGCTTTTTGGCAGGAACTGGGAGGAGCGTAAGATGCGAGAATATATGGATGATGACCAATTTTAA
- a CDS encoding Lrp/AsnC family transcriptional regulator: MENLDLTDLALLKLLQENSNYTTKEIAARVNLSPTPVYERLRKLEKEGYIMKYVALLDAEKLGKELIVFCNITLKQHTKAIGNKFVTDIIALAEVTECYNISGDYDFMLKVLVKNMKDYQDFVINSLGSVENIGSAHSTFVIGTIKQTYMVPM; this comes from the coding sequence TAGCCCTGCTCAAATTGTTACAAGAAAACTCTAATTACACGACTAAAGAGATTGCAGCACGTGTAAATTTATCTCCAACGCCCGTATATGAGCGTTTGCGGAAGTTGGAAAAAGAAGGCTATATAATGAAATATGTAGCACTACTGGATGCAGAGAAACTAGGCAAGGAACTTATTGTATTTTGTAATATTACTTTAAAGCAGCATACAAAAGCGATTGGGAATAAATTTGTTACCGATATTATAGCTCTAGCAGAAGTAACGGAGTGTTATAATATATCTGGAGATTATGATTTTATGCTAAAAGTATTGGTAAAGAACATGAAAGACTATCAGGATTTTGTGATCAATAGCTTAGGTTCTGTAGAAAACATAGGGAGTGCTCATAGTACCTTCGTTATTGGAACAATCAAGCAAACCTATATGGTGCCTATGTAA